The DNA sequence TCTGGGGCATGCCCAACGTCTTGGTGAGTCCCCACTCCGGCAGCACCAGCGACCGCGAGAACGTGCGTATCGCCGACCTGTTCTCGGAGAACCTGCACCGTTGGCAACGGGGAGAGCCTCTGCTCAACCGGCTGGACCCTGATCGGTTGTACTGACGTAGGCGGGCGCTTGCCCTCCGCTGCGGCGGAGCGGAGGTTCGAGGCAGTCGCCCGTCACCCGCTCGGAGGGTTCCACCATGCTGCGTCGCGATGCGCTCCGGGTGCTCGCCATGGCACCGGTGCTGGCCCGAGCGCGCCCTTCGGGCCTCCGTCCGCCCAAGCGCGTGGTCGTGATCGGCGCCGGGATCCTGGGAAGCGCTACGGCCTACCGCCTCGCCACCCTCGGGGCGGAGGTAACGCTCTGTGAGCGTGCTACGCCCGGCTCGGGCGCCTCGGAGAAGTCGTTCGCCTGGATCAACGCGTACGCAAGCAAACAACCGCGTGGCTACTACGAGCTCAACCGCAGCAGTCAACTGGTGTGGCGCGAGCTTCAGGACCGCGTCCCCGAGCTTCCCCTGAAGTGGGGAGGCCGCATCGAGTGGCAGCCCAGCCCGGATGCGGTCGCGGAGCTGTCCGGAGCCGTGCGCCGGCAGCAGTCCTGGGGTTATCCGATCGAGATGCTCGATCGCGCGGCCCTGCGGGCGCGTGCACCTGCGCTCCGCCTGCCCGACACAGTGGAATCCGGTGTCTTCGCCAGCGACGAGGGCGGACTCGACGCCGGCCGCGCCTGCCAGGTGCTGGCCCGAGCAGCGGAGACCGCGGGCGCCCGCCTCTTGCTCTCGTGCGAGGTTGTGGGATTCGACGTCCGTGGCGGACTCGTGCGAGCCGTGCGCTCGTCGGCGGGCGAGCTGCCTGCGGACGCCGTCGTGGTAGCGGCCGGAGTGGATACGCCTCGCATCGCTGCGTGGATGGATGTCCGGGTTCCACTACGTGACGCGCCGGGCGTGCTCGCCCAGTGCTCCGCCACCGGTCCAGAGATCGGACCCATCGTCGTCGGCCCCGACGTGATCGTGAAGCAGCACGCCGACGGACGCATGGTGATCGGAGGCGGGTTCACCGGCGAGCCGGTCTACCGCCGAGACCGGCCTGAATCGGAGCGCATGGAAGCCGAGCGCGTGCTGACGCTGGCACAGGCTCGCTTCGATGCGATGGACGGTGTGACGCTCGAGCGAACCACGGTCGGATGGCGGCCGCTCCCCACCGACGGCCATCCCGTTGTGGGCTTCCCGAGTGCGGCGCCCAATCTCTACCTCATGGTAACGCACTCCGGCGTCACCCTGTCCGCACTGCTGAGCCAGCTGGCCGCCCGCGAGATCCTCGAAGGTCTGGAGGTCGACTTGCTCGCGCCCTACCGGGTGGAGCGCTTCATCTGAGCGAGGGCGACGCTCAGCCGCCCATCAGCGACCGCGCCACGCTCGCCACCGCGAAGCCCAGATAGTTGCCCACGGCGTACCCGAGCAGGCCAACCGCCACGCCCGGGAGCAGGCGGTCGGTGTACCCGCGGGCGCTGGCCAAGGCCATCGCCGAGGCCGGCCCGCCCACGTTGGCTTGCGAGGCGACCGCGAGCGTCTTGAGATCGAGCCCGACCAAGGAACCGCCCACGAAGGTCACCAGACCGTGGATGGCAACCGTGATGAGCGCGAAGTAGAAGATGGGCGGTCCCACCGCCACGATGTTGGCCACCACCGAGCTGGCCCCGTTGCTGGCCAGGAACCAGAGCACCAGGTAGTTGCCGAAAACCGCCGCTCCACGCAGGCGACGGACCCAACGGGACTGCGCGAGGATCAGCGCGATGGTCGTGAGCCACAACACGCCGGGGAGCGGCGTGCGTGCGGCCAACAGCTCAGCAGCCCAGAGCGTCCCCAACACCACCACGGTCAGCCCGCCGATGTCGGACAGGGATACCGTTCCCACCGTCGCGTACAGGCGGCGGTCCAGCGCGTCGGCCGACCCGACCGGGCCCTCTGTCTGCGCTTCCAGACCGGGAACAGCCCCGCCTTTCCCGCGTCCCCACAGCACCGGCACGGCCAGACAGGTGGCCATCCACACAGCGGTGACGATCACGTCCGCCGCGATCCCGGCCGCGAAGAGCTCACCGCTCGTCTCCAAAGCCGCCCCCACGGCGGCGAAGTTGGCTCCGCCCCCCGTGTAGGTGGCCGTGTACTGGCCGGCCAGCTTCCACGTCTCTGGACCGATGGCGCCGGACAACAGAAAGGCGGCGGTGGCCGCACCGGCCATGGTGCCCAGAGCGCCCACCCCGAACGCACCCAGCATCCGCGGGCCGGCCTGGACGACGGTACGCAGATCGACCGCGAGCAGGATCAGGACGATCCCGGCGCTGACGGCGGGTCCCGCCAGAAAGTCGTACGCAGGCGACTCCCCGGGGATCAGGCCGACGTTGGAGAGCACCATCGCGAGCAGGATGCTCACCAGGGCGGCGCCGAGCGACCGGAAGAGACGTCGGTTGGCCTCCAGCCAGACGGCACCCAGCACGACGGCGGCCAGGATGAACAGGTGCGCGAGGGGGCTCGTGATCATCGCGCGAGGATAGGTGTCGACCGCGCCGGGCAGCAAGGCCGGTCCGTCCTTGCGTCGTGTCGCTACCCCCCCGCACTCTGGGCGGATCTTCACCGTGCCGGCCCCGCGGGGTCCGGTGCCCGTCGGCCCTTTCTGGACCCAGGCACACCGCATCATGATCCGAGTCGCAGGCACGGCGCTTCCTGTCCTTCTTCTGCTCGTCGGCTGCAGCGGGGACGCACCGCGAGCGTCCGCCAGCGCGGACGGAAGGCCCATCCTGCGTGTCGCGTACGCGCGGGAGATCGACGTGCTGAACCCGTTCACCAGTCAGAACCTGGTCGACATCCAGTTCAGCATGATGGAAGGCCTGATCACCACCGACGAGCACAACACCTACGTTCCGGTGCTGGCCAAGGCCATCCCCACGGAAGCGAACGGCCTGGTGGTGCGGAATCCCGACGGCACAGTCGACATGACCTGGCCGCTCCAGGAGAACGTGCGCTGGCACGATGGGGAGCCGTTCACCAGCGCCGATGTGTGCTTCACGTGGGGGTTCGTCTCGAGCCCCGGCTCCCAGACCTACAACCGGGACCAGTACCTCAACATCACGGATTGCCTCATGCCGGACGAGCACACGGTGGTGCTCCGCTGGAACGGCATCTACGGCTATTACGCCGGCTTGTTCGAGGCGATCCTGCCCGAGCACGTCCTGGGCGGCATGAGCACCGAAGAGGTCGTCAACTTCGAGCCCTACAACCGAGGCTCGCGTACCGTCGGCACCGGCCCCTTCCGTTTCGTGGAGTGGCGTTCCGGCGAGTACATCCGTGTGGAGCGGAATCCGGACTATTGGCGGGGGAATGGTGAGCCCCACATCGACGAGATCGTCTGGGCGTTCATTCCCGACAACAACACCCGCTTGAACGCCCTGAAGGCCGGGGCCCACCACTGGGGCCAGATCCAGCCCACCCAGGTGGCCGAGATGGAGGGCGCCTCCGGCATGCGGGTCCATCTGGTCAGCTCCAACTCGGTCATGCACCTGGACCTGAACGTGACCACCCCCAGGGGACGAACGCTTTTCGGAGACCGCGACGTCCGTCGTGCCCTCTTCCAGGCCATCGACCGCCAGGCCATCGCAGACCAGCTCATGCAGGGCACGGTCGAAGTCGCCAACTCTCCCATCAACCCTACCAGCCCCTACCACAACCCGGATGTGCCCCCGTTCGCCTACGAGCCCGAGGCAGCGCGTCGGCTGCTCGACGCGGCCGGATGGCGGGCTGGGCCGGACGGCATTCGGACCAAGGATGGGGAACGCTTCCGCTTCACGCTCCTCAACCGGGCGGGGAGCACGGACCGCATCGCCATTGCCCAGGTCATCCAGGCGCAGCTGCGTCAGGTGGGCATCGAGGTCGGGTTCGAGACGCTGGAGAGCGCAGCATGGACGCAGCGCTGGCGCAGCAGTCAATGGGAGGGGATCATCAGCGCCTGGTTCCTCCCCGCCGACCCCAGCCTCACCGGCCTGTACGCCTGTGAAGGACCCAACAACATGACCGGCTTCTGTGACCCCGAGCTGGACCAGCTCCTGGAGGAGTCCGATCAGCATCTTTCGTTTGAAGAGCGCAAGCCGCTGCTCGATCAGGCCCAGGTGCGCTTGCAAGAGACGGCGCACACGCTGCTGCTCTACCACAACGTGATCCCTGAGGTCGTCAGCGAGCGGATCGGCAGCTATCGCGGCAGCGGCACCAACTTCGGCAGCTTCTGGAACCTGCACGAGTGGACCCTGGACCCCGCTCGCTGACCTCGAGGCGCTGATGGGAGCCTACGTCCTGCGCAGGCTGCTGCAGATGATCCCGATGGCGTTCGGGATCAGTGTCGTGCTCTTCGCCGTGATCCAGGCAGCGCCGGGAGGGCCCGAGGGCGCATTGCTCGAGAGCGGCCGCTTCATCGATCCCGCAGTGATCGAGGCCTACCGCGAGCGACTGGGAGTCGACCAGCCGGTTCCGGTCCAATACGTGCGCTGGCTTTCCGCGGCGCTCACCGGCGACCTGGGCATCAGCTTCTCCACCACCCGGCCGGTGCTGGACATGATCCTCGAGCGGCTGCCGGCCACGGTCGAGCTCATGGGCGCGGCCTTCCTGTTCGCGGCCCTGGTCGCCACGCTGCTGGGGCTGATCAGCGCGGTCAAGCAGTACAGCGCGGCGGACTATGCGGGAACCGCGCTCTCTTTTCTCGGCATGGCCATGCCGGTGTTCTGGTTCGCGCTCATCCTGCAATGGGTGTTCGCGGTCAAGCTGGGGTGGTTGCCCGTGTCGGGCACCGAGACCGTGGGCGCCAGCTCGCTCGGAGACCACCTGCTGCACCTGGTCCTTCCCGGGCTGGTGCTCTCCTTCCGCTACATCGCGGGCTGGTCGCGCTACCTGCGCTCCAGCCTGCTCACGGCGCTGCGAGCGGACTACGTGCGCACGGCCCGGGCCAAGGGACTCTCGGAGCGCGCCGTGGTCGGGGTGCACGCCATCCGCAATGCCCTGATCCCTGTGCTTTCGGTCATGGCGCTCAACCTCGCAGGACTCTTCTCGGGCGCCGTCATCACGGAGACCGTGTTCGCCTGGCCGGGGATCGGGCGCATGTTCGTGCAGGCCATGTTCGCGCGCGACTATCCGCTGCTGATGGGCATCCTGATGCTGGGCTCTCTGATGGTGATCGTCTTCAATCTGGTGGCGGACCTGCTTTACGGCGTCCTCGATCCGCGGATCCGCTATGAGTGAGCCGCGCTCGGATCCACGGCCGGCTGGGGCCCATCGCACCGCCAGCGCACGGTCCCGCACCTGGCGCCGATTGTCCCGGCACACGCCGGCCTGGCTTTCGTTCGGCGTGTTCGTGGTCGTGGCCGCCGCGTGCGTAGCTGCACCGTGGATCGCCCCCTATGAGTTCGACGCCATCGACCTTGGCAGCATCCGGGAGGCGCCCTCCTGGGCACACTGGATGGGCACGGACGACCTGGGGCGCGACCTCTTCACCCGCGTTCTCTATGGTGGCCGGATCTCCATCCTCATCGGCGTGTTGTCGGCCCTGCTGGGCACCGGCCTGGGCACGCTGGTCGGCGCGCTGGCGGGATACTTCGGCGGGCGCACCGACGGCGTTCTCATGAGAGGCACCGACGTGGCGTATGCCATCCCCACCCTGCCGCTCCTGATCGTGCTCAGCTCCTACACGCAGGCCGCCGCGGGCTCGATGGCCCTGATCATCGGTCTGCTCTCCTGGATGACGACAGCCCGGGTGGTACGTGGGGAGCTGCTCTCGCTCAAGCAGATGCCGTACGTGGAAGCCGCGCGCAGCCTGGGCGCCACCAGCGGACGCATCATCACCCGTCACCTCTTGCCCAATGCGGTGGGCCCCATCGTGGTGGGCGCAACGCTGGCCGTGGGGAACGCGATCGTCCTGGAGTCGTCGCTGAGTTTCCTGGGGCTGGGCGTGCAGCCACCCACTCCGACCTGGGGCAACATGCTACAGGACGCCCAGGCCACCATGGCCACCAATCCATGGCTCACCCTCTTTCCCGGGCTCGCGATTCTGGTGATCGTGCTGGCGGTGAACTTCCTCGGCGATGGTCTCCAGGACGCACTCGATCCCGCGGGGCGGATGCGATGA is a window from the Gemmatimonadota bacterium genome containing:
- a CDS encoding FAD-dependent oxidoreductase; this translates as MLRRDALRVLAMAPVLARARPSGLRPPKRVVVIGAGILGSATAYRLATLGAEVTLCERATPGSGASEKSFAWINAYASKQPRGYYELNRSSQLVWRELQDRVPELPLKWGGRIEWQPSPDAVAELSGAVRRQQSWGYPIEMLDRAALRARAPALRLPDTVESGVFASDEGGLDAGRACQVLARAAETAGARLLLSCEVVGFDVRGGLVRAVRSSAGELPADAVVVAAGVDTPRIAAWMDVRVPLRDAPGVLAQCSATGPEIGPIVVGPDVIVKQHADGRMVIGGGFTGEPVYRRDRPESERMEAERVLTLAQARFDAMDGVTLERTTVGWRPLPTDGHPVVGFPSAAPNLYLMVTHSGVTLSALLSQLAAREILEGLEVDLLAPYRVERFI
- a CDS encoding DUF819 family protein; the encoded protein is MKIRPECGGVATRRKDGPALLPGAVDTYPRAMITSPLAHLFILAAVVLGAVWLEANRRLFRSLGAALVSILLAMVLSNVGLIPGESPAYDFLAGPAVSAGIVLILLAVDLRTVVQAGPRMLGAFGVGALGTMAGAATAAFLLSGAIGPETWKLAGQYTATYTGGGANFAAVGAALETSGELFAAGIAADVIVTAVWMATCLAVPVLWGRGKGGAVPGLEAQTEGPVGSADALDRRLYATVGTVSLSDIGGLTVVVLGTLWAAELLAARTPLPGVLWLTTIALILAQSRWVRRLRGAAVFGNYLVLWFLASNGASSVVANIVAVGPPIFYFALITVAIHGLVTFVGGSLVGLDLKTLAVASQANVGGPASAMALASARGYTDRLLPGVAVGLLGYAVGNYLGFAVASVARSLMGG
- a CDS encoding peptide ABC transporter substrate-binding protein gives rise to the protein MIRVAGTALPVLLLLVGCSGDAPRASASADGRPILRVAYAREIDVLNPFTSQNLVDIQFSMMEGLITTDEHNTYVPVLAKAIPTEANGLVVRNPDGTVDMTWPLQENVRWHDGEPFTSADVCFTWGFVSSPGSQTYNRDQYLNITDCLMPDEHTVVLRWNGIYGYYAGLFEAILPEHVLGGMSTEEVVNFEPYNRGSRTVGTGPFRFVEWRSGEYIRVERNPDYWRGNGEPHIDEIVWAFIPDNNTRLNALKAGAHHWGQIQPTQVAEMEGASGMRVHLVSSNSVMHLDLNVTTPRGRTLFGDRDVRRALFQAIDRQAIADQLMQGTVEVANSPINPTSPYHNPDVPPFAYEPEAARRLLDAAGWRAGPDGIRTKDGERFRFTLLNRAGSTDRIAIAQVIQAQLRQVGIEVGFETLESAAWTQRWRSSQWEGIISAWFLPADPSLTGLYACEGPNNMTGFCDPELDQLLEESDQHLSFEERKPLLDQAQVRLQETAHTLLLYHNVIPEVVSERIGSYRGSGTNFGSFWNLHEWTLDPAR
- a CDS encoding ABC transporter permease; its protein translation is MGAYVLRRLLQMIPMAFGISVVLFAVIQAAPGGPEGALLESGRFIDPAVIEAYRERLGVDQPVPVQYVRWLSAALTGDLGISFSTTRPVLDMILERLPATVELMGAAFLFAALVATLLGLISAVKQYSAADYAGTALSFLGMAMPVFWFALILQWVFAVKLGWLPVSGTETVGASSLGDHLLHLVLPGLVLSFRYIAGWSRYLRSSLLTALRADYVRTARAKGLSERAVVGVHAIRNALIPVLSVMALNLAGLFSGAVITETVFAWPGIGRMFVQAMFARDYPLLMGILMLGSLMVIVFNLVADLLYGVLDPRIRYE
- a CDS encoding ABC transporter permease; this encodes MSEPRSDPRPAGAHRTASARSRTWRRLSRHTPAWLSFGVFVVVAAACVAAPWIAPYEFDAIDLGSIREAPSWAHWMGTDDLGRDLFTRVLYGGRISILIGVLSALLGTGLGTLVGALAGYFGGRTDGVLMRGTDVAYAIPTLPLLIVLSSYTQAAAGSMALIIGLLSWMTTARVVRGELLSLKQMPYVEAARSLGATSGRIITRHLLPNAVGPIVVGATLAVGNAIVLESSLSFLGLGVQPPTPTWGNMLQDAQATMATNPWLTLFPGLAILVIVLAVNFLGDGLQDALDPAGRMR